A DNA window from Flavisolibacter ginsenosidimutans contains the following coding sequences:
- a CDS encoding putative toxin-antitoxin system toxin component, PIN family, with the protein MKGESTKVIFDTNVWISFLIGKRLASLQKYIVSNEIIIVTTNQLLTEIREVTSRERLKKYFPKESVLELLQLLETIAAKVEVQPTHFINRDPKDNFLLDLIDFSKADYLVTGDKDLLLHNPFKTATILTPAEFEKILERM; encoded by the coding sequence ATGAAAGGCGAAAGCACTAAGGTCATTTTTGACACCAACGTTTGGATAAGCTTTCTCATTGGGAAGCGTTTAGCTTCACTCCAAAAATACATTGTTAGCAACGAGATAATCATTGTTACAACAAACCAACTTTTGACAGAAATAAGAGAAGTGACGAGTAGAGAAAGACTGAAAAAATATTTTCCGAAGGAAAGCGTCTTGGAACTGCTACAACTTTTAGAAACGATTGCTGCAAAAGTTGAAGTACAGCCAACGCATTTTATTAATCGCGACCCGAAGGACAATTTTTTACTCGATTTGATAGATTTTTCCAAAGCGGATTATTTGGTAACGGGCGACAAAGATTTGTTGCTTCATAATCCTTTTAAAACGGCTACTATACTGACGCCGGCAGAATTTGAGAAAATTTTAGAGAGGATGTGA
- the vap15 gene encoding type II toxin-antitoxin system VapB15 family antitoxin — MKTELQVDITYDQIVSLVKQLPLNEKISLSKELEKEGIASRLSALLKTFQTDELSLETIDEEMEAVRQELYERRKH; from the coding sequence ATGAAAACGGAATTGCAGGTTGACATAACCTATGACCAGATAGTTTCGCTGGTAAAACAGTTGCCGTTAAACGAAAAAATTTCTTTGTCCAAGGAACTGGAAAAAGAAGGAATTGCATCAAGATTATCGGCACTTTTAAAAACGTTCCAAACCGATGAATTAAGCCTGGAAACAATTGACGAAGAAATGGAAGCCGTAAGACAAGAGCTATATGAAAGGCGAAAGCACTAA
- a CDS encoding sensor histidine kinase, with product MMTDKAQQHHPFLNGGGEMGERIRSKDWSLSPLGTPNEWPQSLRTTVSILLNSKFPMFVWWGEDLITIYNDAYCPIAGEKHPSLLGKSGKEGWIEIWEDLGPLVDSVFSGKSTWSEDQALYMNRRGYVEETYFTFSYSPIWDESGTVAGLFCACIETTEKVLATRKIQESERNLRATILQSPVAMCILRGPSFVVEIANDRMYEVWGKGADQMLRRPIFDGLPEVRNQGLEEVLQDVVTSGETFVASERPVQLPRKKSIETIYINFVYEPFREGDGSISGVIAVANDVTEQVLARKRIEESEQELQLRVKERTAELENQKNLLDNILTNSSNGISVTEMIRDEKGKVVDASTILANDAAVRFIGLPRDVYLTKTATEIDPGILSTPYGQTCLHTLATGEPSFIQYFLEMTGRWLELTISRMDTDHLIHIFTDVTPIKETQLQLERLVEDLKRSNANLEDFAYAASHDLKEPIRKIHLFADRLKHELEENLTEMQKHIFERLEYASRRMGTLVDDLLSYSQATRGVPEMEAVDLNKKVQLVLEDLEVEVQQKDATLSVGPLPVVEANRRQMQQLFHNLITNALKYSKTGVSPEIRITSEEVIGKEVKPDLSAEIANKKYYFIQVKDNGIGFAQEDAERIFNVFTRLHGNAEYRGTGVGLSIVRKVVENHHGYVWAESVLEQGATFNILLPV from the coding sequence ATGATGACCGACAAAGCACAGCAGCACCACCCGTTCCTGAACGGCGGTGGCGAGATGGGTGAGCGCATTCGTTCGAAAGACTGGAGCCTTTCCCCCTTAGGTACACCCAACGAATGGCCACAGAGTTTACGCACCACGGTGAGCATACTACTGAACTCCAAGTTCCCCATGTTTGTATGGTGGGGAGAAGACCTGATTACAATCTACAACGATGCTTACTGCCCCATTGCCGGAGAGAAGCATCCCTCGCTCCTTGGAAAATCCGGGAAGGAAGGATGGATTGAGATTTGGGAAGACCTTGGCCCCTTGGTGGACAGTGTGTTTAGCGGCAAATCAACCTGGTCGGAAGACCAGGCGCTTTACATGAACCGCCGTGGTTACGTCGAAGAAACTTATTTCACCTTTTCTTACAGCCCTATCTGGGACGAATCGGGCACAGTAGCAGGATTGTTCTGCGCCTGCATTGAAACCACTGAGAAAGTGCTGGCCACAAGAAAGATACAAGAAAGTGAACGCAACCTGCGAGCCACCATTCTTCAGTCGCCCGTGGCCATGTGCATTCTCCGCGGGCCTTCCTTTGTTGTTGAAATTGCCAACGATCGCATGTATGAAGTTTGGGGCAAAGGGGCAGATCAAATGCTGCGCAGGCCCATCTTCGATGGTCTTCCCGAAGTACGCAACCAGGGACTGGAAGAAGTGCTTCAGGACGTCGTCACAAGCGGTGAAACCTTTGTGGCCAGTGAGCGCCCCGTACAGCTTCCGCGAAAAAAGAGTATCGAAACGATTTACATCAACTTTGTTTATGAACCGTTCCGCGAAGGTGACGGAAGCATCTCTGGCGTTATTGCCGTTGCCAATGATGTAACAGAACAAGTGCTGGCCCGAAAGCGAATAGAAGAAAGCGAACAGGAACTTCAGCTTCGCGTTAAGGAACGAACTGCGGAACTGGAAAACCAGAAAAATTTATTGGACAACATTCTGACAAATTCTTCGAATGGCATATCGGTTACTGAAATGATCAGGGATGAAAAGGGCAAGGTCGTTGATGCTTCCACAATTTTAGCGAACGATGCGGCCGTACGTTTTATAGGCCTCCCAAGGGATGTCTATCTCACCAAAACGGCAACCGAGATTGATCCCGGCATTCTCAGCACACCTTACGGCCAAACTTGTTTACACACGCTGGCAACGGGTGAACCCTCCTTTATCCAGTATTTCTTGGAGATGACGGGGCGATGGTTGGAGCTAACCATTTCCAGAATGGATACCGATCACCTGATTCACATTTTTACCGATGTAACGCCCATTAAAGAAACGCAACTGCAACTGGAGCGGCTGGTGGAAGACTTGAAGCGATCAAATGCAAACCTGGAAGATTTTGCTTATGCCGCTTCGCATGACCTGAAAGAACCCATCCGCAAAATTCACCTCTTTGCCGACCGGCTGAAACACGAGTTGGAAGAGAATCTTACCGAAATGCAAAAGCACATCTTCGAACGTTTGGAGTATGCCTCACGGCGAATGGGAACTCTCGTTGATGATTTGCTGTCCTACTCGCAAGCCACCCGGGGCGTTCCGGAAATGGAAGCGGTTGACCTGAATAAAAAAGTGCAGCTGGTATTGGAAGATTTGGAAGTGGAAGTGCAGCAAAAAGACGCAACACTATCCGTGGGCCCTTTGCCTGTGGTTGAAGCCAACCGGCGACAAATGCAACAGTTGTTTCACAACCTCATCACCAATGCGTTGAAGTACAGCAAAACCGGTGTGTCTCCGGAAATCCGGATTACATCAGAAGAAGTTATTGGTAAAGAAGTGAAGCCTGATCTTTCGGCCGAAATTGCCAACAAAAAATATTATTTCATTCAAGTAAAGGACAACGGCATTGGCTTTGCGCAGGAAGATGCGGAAAGAATTTTCAATGTTTTTACCCGGCTTCACGGCAATGCGGAATACAGAGGTACAGGAGTCGGCTTATCCATCGTACGCAAGGTGGTGGAAAATCACCACGGTTATGTTTGGGCAGAAAGTGTGCTGGAACAAGGTGCCACGTTCAATATTTTGTTGCCGGTTTGA
- the guaA gene encoding glutamine-hydrolyzing GMP synthase, which translates to MTEKIIILDFGSQYTQLIARAVREAHVYCEILPFSKEIKFDETVKGIILSGSPFSVNDANAPEVNVMNLTQHTPVLGVCYGAQLTAKQFGGKVERSNKREYGRAILHQQKEDALLKNLLPASQVWMSHGDSILELPQGFEVLATTDSIPVAAFKQSAIGNQQSANTANGQLPTANALYGLQFHPEVYHSIEGKKILRNFLVNICGCKQDWTPAHFITDTIEALQKRIGSEQVVMAISGGVDSTVAATLISRAIGENLHCIFVDNGVLRKDEYETVLATYKKLGLNVKGIDAKEDFYKKLKGKSDPEKKRKVIGKLFIDIFQKEAKKFKGVTLLGQGTIYPDVIESVSVHGPSVTIKSHHNVGGLPKKMHLSLVEPLRSLFKDEVRKVGLELGIPEELISRHPFPGPGLAIRILGEVTEEKVDLLQRADDIYVKALKEHKLYATVWQAGAILLPVKSVGVMGDERTYEFTVALRAVTSVDGMTADWAHLPYDFLARVSNEIINSVRGINRVVYDISSKPPATIEWE; encoded by the coding sequence ATGACCGAAAAAATTATTATCCTCGACTTTGGTTCGCAGTACACCCAGCTTATTGCCCGTGCTGTAAGAGAAGCCCATGTTTATTGCGAAATACTTCCTTTTTCAAAAGAGATAAAGTTCGATGAAACCGTAAAAGGCATAATCCTTTCCGGTTCGCCTTTTTCTGTGAACGACGCAAATGCTCCCGAAGTAAACGTAATGAATCTTACGCAGCACACGCCGGTGCTTGGCGTTTGTTACGGGGCGCAGTTAACCGCAAAACAATTCGGCGGTAAAGTTGAGCGCAGCAACAAACGCGAATACGGCCGCGCCATTTTGCACCAGCAAAAAGAAGATGCTCTCTTAAAAAATTTATTGCCTGCATCGCAGGTTTGGATGAGCCACGGCGATTCCATTCTTGAACTTCCGCAAGGCTTTGAAGTGTTGGCTACAACCGACAGCATTCCCGTTGCGGCGTTTAAGCAATCGGCAATCGGGAATCAGCAATCTGCAAATACAGCCAACGGTCAACTACCAACGGCCAATGCTCTTTACGGCCTTCAATTTCACCCCGAAGTTTACCACTCCATCGAAGGCAAAAAAATCCTGCGCAACTTTTTGGTGAACATTTGCGGTTGCAAGCAAGACTGGACACCGGCGCACTTTATTACCGATACAATTGAGGCTTTGCAAAAACGCATTGGCAGCGAACAAGTGGTGATGGCCATCAGCGGCGGTGTGGACTCAACTGTGGCGGCCACGCTTATCAGCCGCGCTATCGGCGAGAACCTGCACTGCATTTTTGTGGACAACGGCGTGCTGCGTAAAGACGAATATGAAACCGTTTTGGCCACCTACAAAAAGCTTGGCCTGAACGTAAAGGGCATTGATGCCAAAGAAGATTTTTACAAAAAGCTCAAAGGCAAATCTGACCCCGAAAAAAAACGCAAGGTTATTGGAAAACTCTTCATTGATATTTTTCAAAAAGAAGCCAAGAAGTTTAAAGGCGTCACGCTGTTGGGACAAGGCACGATCTATCCCGATGTGATTGAAAGCGTGTCGGTGCACGGCCCTTCGGTTACCATCAAGAGTCATCACAACGTAGGCGGATTGCCCAAAAAAATGCATTTGAGTTTGGTAGAACCTTTGCGTTCTCTTTTTAAAGATGAAGTAAGAAAAGTTGGCCTGGAATTGGGTATTCCCGAAGAACTGATTTCCCGTCATCCCTTTCCGGGACCGGGGTTGGCCATTCGTATTTTAGGCGAAGTGACGGAAGAAAAAGTTGACCTTTTGCAACGTGCCGATGATATTTACGTGAAAGCCCTGAAAGAGCACAAACTCTACGCAACCGTTTGGCAGGCAGGCGCCATCTTACTTCCGGTGAAAAGCGTAGGCGTAATGGGCGACGAAAGAACCTACGAGTTTACGGTTGCCTTGCGTGCGGTAACAAGCGTTGACGGCATGACGGCGGATTGGGCGCATTTGCCTTATGATTTTTTGGCCAGGGTATCGAACGAAATCATCAACAGCGTACGAGGCATTAACCGCGTGGTGTACGACATCAGTAGTAAACCGCCAGCAACGATTGAGTGGGAGTAA
- a CDS encoding ABC transporter substrate-binding protein gives MKKYFFFLLFSLFAIAFGVNAQRHKVAVFAPLYLDSAFSNTGSYSFNKSFPKFLNPGVEFYQGVQAALDSLQKQGAPLEVFVYDTKSQMNSLQQQLHSPEFSGMEMIIAQSNPAETKQLADAALSKKIPFISATLPNDAGATANPYFVVLNTTLQGHIEGIYKMLQRSYATDNIIVFRKAGVQEDAIKTNFIEYGKVAAGTPLRIKFVDVGINFTPQALAAHMDSTKRNVIVAGSMEEYFATKLASTLAPLAKKYPTLLVGMPTWDNINFNKPEYKGLEIVYSTPFFYNRLTPLENHLATDFEKNIGSRPTDMYFRGYETVLRFALLLLDTNKDFASNLTRKGNVVFTRFDIQPVFKDKKAMTLDYFENKNVYFVRVSNGAKRLM, from the coding sequence ATGAAAAAATATTTCTTCTTTCTTCTCTTTTCTCTTTTTGCGATTGCTTTTGGCGTCAATGCGCAGCGTCACAAAGTTGCCGTGTTTGCACCCTTGTATCTCGATTCGGCTTTTAGCAATACGGGTAGCTACAGTTTCAACAAATCTTTCCCCAAATTTTTAAATCCCGGTGTTGAATTTTACCAGGGCGTGCAAGCGGCATTGGACTCGTTGCAAAAACAAGGCGCACCCTTGGAAGTCTTTGTTTACGACACCAAGTCGCAAATGAATTCGCTGCAACAACAATTACACAGTCCCGAATTCAGCGGGATGGAAATGATTATTGCGCAATCCAATCCTGCCGAAACAAAACAATTAGCCGATGCGGCCTTGTCGAAAAAAATTCCTTTCATCTCGGCCACCTTGCCCAACGATGCCGGTGCAACAGCCAACCCGTATTTCGTTGTACTGAATACAACCTTGCAAGGCCACATTGAAGGCATTTACAAAATGCTTCAACGCAGTTACGCAACGGACAACATCATTGTGTTTCGCAAGGCCGGCGTGCAGGAAGATGCCATTAAAACAAACTTCATTGAGTACGGAAAAGTTGCCGCCGGCACACCGCTAAGAATAAAGTTTGTGGATGTGGGCATCAACTTTACACCGCAGGCTTTGGCGGCGCACATGGACAGCACCAAACGCAACGTGATTGTCGCCGGAAGCATGGAAGAATACTTTGCAACGAAACTTGCCTCAACGCTTGCGCCGCTGGCAAAAAAGTATCCAACACTATTGGTAGGCATGCCTACCTGGGACAACATAAACTTCAACAAGCCCGAGTACAAGGGGCTCGAGATTGTGTACAGCACGCCTTTCTTCTACAACCGGCTAACACCGCTTGAAAATCACCTGGCAACGGATTTTGAAAAGAACATCGGCAGCCGGCCAACGGACATGTACTTCCGCGGTTACGAAACCGTGCTGCGTTTTGCCTTGCTGCTGCTGGATACAAACAAAGACTTTGCTTCCAATTTAACCCGCAAGGGAAATGTTGTTTTTACCCGCTTCGATATTCAACCCGTGTTCAAAGACAAGAAAGCCATGACGCTGGATTATTTCGAAAACAAGAACGTTTATTTTGTAAGAGTGAGTAACGGCGCGAAGCGCTTGATGTGA